Proteins from a genomic interval of Paenibacillus sp. RC334:
- a CDS encoding ATP-dependent DNA helicase, with amino-acid sequence MIGTGDRMKEPINISVRPLVEYVHRSGSIHGGFRSNSSMLEGTRVHQLIQKSYKEHDRKEVHLRTEILYEGALFIVEGRCDGLIELDGIWTVDEIKSVSIPLEDIPGDGQPVHWAQAFLYAYMIAREEQRNSMQAQLTYVQAYSGEIRRFRRELSFAELETFALRMVEGYAPYAFLLRAHAEKRDASIATLAFPFDTYRSGQRPLAGSVYKTIAEGVNLFAKAPTGIGKTVSTLFPAIKAIGEGLVSRVYYVTARTTTRAAAEEAYAKMQAQGLHMHVVTLTAKDKICFKDENDCDAGACSMCEGYYDRINGAVSDILANETLMTRAVIEYYARKHRVCPFEFSLDVAYASEGIISDYNYVFDPRISLKRLLEEHKRKGVVLVDEAHNLVERGRDMFSAEILKSSFLELKKEFKLLSPEIAGSASAVNAHMIALRKLYADTGKAVNTVAPHEVLDLLAPFVEAAEHELLTGVGSTSSSGAAYTLLLDTYFAAQNMLRIAALYDERYVTYIEAGRSEVRVKLFCLDPSHLLGQAVKGYRSAIYFSATLTPLAYYRDMLGAREEDYTLQVPSPFHQEQWDVRLLPLSIRYRDRERSKGAIADMLAGLAEERKGNMLVFFPSYPYLREVYEEFMTRGVSVETLVQSPGMTEPERDHFLEAFQPGQERTLLGFAVLGGVFAEGVDLPGDRLNGVVVVGVGLPQIGAERDVLRDYFSEQGRNGFNYAYVYPGMNKVLQAGGRLIRTEHDEGLLVLIDDRFAKEPYASLLPEEWRSYRLTEQAGSGKEWTGHEF; translated from the coding sequence ATGATCGGAACGGGTGATCGTATGAAGGAACCAATTAACATATCGGTGCGACCCCTTGTGGAATATGTGCATCGGAGCGGCAGCATTCACGGTGGTTTCCGCTCGAACAGCAGCATGCTGGAAGGAACACGCGTACACCAGCTTATCCAAAAAAGTTATAAGGAGCATGACCGCAAAGAGGTACATTTGCGTACAGAAATTCTATATGAGGGTGCTCTATTTATCGTTGAGGGCCGCTGTGATGGACTGATTGAGCTGGACGGCATATGGACAGTTGATGAAATCAAGTCGGTTTCCATTCCTCTCGAAGATATTCCGGGGGACGGTCAACCTGTGCATTGGGCGCAAGCGTTTCTGTACGCCTATATGATTGCCCGCGAAGAGCAGCGCAATTCCATGCAGGCCCAGCTTACTTATGTACAGGCATACAGCGGAGAAATTCGGCGCTTCAGACGGGAGTTATCCTTTGCAGAGCTGGAGACCTTTGCGCTGAGGATGGTCGAGGGTTATGCGCCGTATGCATTCCTGCTGAGAGCACATGCAGAGAAGCGGGATGCCAGTATTGCAACACTGGCCTTTCCCTTTGACACGTATCGTTCAGGCCAGCGGCCTCTGGCGGGTTCGGTGTACAAGACGATTGCAGAAGGGGTCAATCTGTTTGCTAAAGCGCCTACGGGTATCGGTAAAACGGTATCTACCCTGTTTCCTGCAATCAAGGCCATCGGTGAAGGGCTGGTGAGCCGGGTATATTATGTGACGGCCCGTACCACAACCCGCGCAGCAGCGGAAGAAGCGTATGCCAAAATGCAGGCCCAAGGGCTGCATATGCATGTAGTAACCTTGACGGCGAAGGATAAAATCTGCTTCAAGGATGAAAATGATTGCGATGCCGGAGCATGCAGCATGTGCGAGGGATATTACGACCGGATCAACGGTGCGGTGTCCGATATTTTGGCGAACGAGACGTTGATGACCCGGGCGGTGATTGAGTATTATGCGCGCAAGCATAGGGTATGTCCGTTTGAATTTTCGCTGGACGTGGCATATGCCTCGGAGGGTATAATCAGTGACTATAATTATGTTTTTGATCCGCGTATTTCCTTGAAAAGACTGCTGGAGGAGCACAAGCGAAAAGGTGTTGTGCTGGTGGATGAGGCGCATAATCTGGTGGAACGCGGCCGGGATATGTTTTCGGCGGAAATTTTGAAATCGTCTTTTTTGGAATTGAAAAAAGAATTCAAGCTGCTAAGCCCGGAGATTGCGGGGTCGGCTAGTGCAGTTAACGCGCACATGATTGCATTGCGCAAGCTATACGCGGATACAGGAAAAGCAGTAAATACGGTGGCACCGCATGAGGTGCTGGATCTATTGGCACCTTTTGTAGAGGCAGCCGAACATGAACTGTTAACGGGCGTCGGTAGTACGAGCAGCTCGGGAGCGGCCTATACATTGCTGTTGGATACGTATTTTGCCGCTCAAAACATGCTGCGGATTGCAGCTTTGTACGATGAACGCTACGTCACTTATATTGAGGCGGGACGCAGTGAAGTGCGGGTCAAGCTGTTCTGCCTGGATCCTTCGCATTTGCTGGGACAGGCTGTGAAGGGCTATCGCTCTGCGATTTATTTTTCTGCGACGTTGACGCCGCTTGCGTATTACCGGGACATGCTGGGAGCAAGGGAAGAAGATTACACGTTGCAGGTTCCTTCTCCTTTTCATCAGGAGCAATGGGATGTACGCCTGTTACCACTCTCTATCCGCTATCGGGATCGTGAGCGCTCGAAAGGGGCCATTGCAGATATGCTGGCGGGATTGGCTGAGGAACGTAAAGGGAATATGCTCGTGTTTTTCCCTTCCTATCCGTATCTGCGAGAGGTATATGAGGAATTTATGACCCGGGGCGTGTCCGTGGAAACGCTGGTACAAAGTCCAGGGATGACCGAACCGGAGCGGGATCACTTTCTGGAGGCTTTTCAGCCGGGGCAAGAGCGTACCCTGCTTGGCTTTGCCGTACTGGGAGGCGTGTTTGCGGAAGGCGTTGATTTGCCGGGTGATCGTTTGAACGGAGTCGTAGTTGTTGGTGTCGGGTTGCCGCAAATTGGCGCAGAGCGGGATGTGCTGCGAGATTATTTTTCGGAACAGGGACGGAATGGATTCAACTATGCGTATGTGTATCCGGGGATGAACAAGGTTCTTCAGGCAGGGGGCAGGCTTATCCGCACAGAGCATGACGAAGGCTTGCTGGTGCTGATAGATGACCGGTTTGCCAAGGAGCCGTATGCTTCTTTGCTGCCGGAGGAATGGAGAAGCTATCGTTTGACGGAACAAGCGGGATCAGGGAAGGAATGGACAGGCCATGAATTTTAA
- a CDS encoding IS3 family transposase: protein MTYISDGTHFYYLSAIQDLFNNEIVAWQISDRNDVKLVLDTVEQWTRKRDVLEAVLHSDQGFQYTSQAYNTRLEAFSVKGSHSRKATCLDNACIESFFSHLKTEKLYLHQCKSEAEIHQAVEEYIYFYNYQRFQAKLKQRAPIEYRHALAA, encoded by the coding sequence ATTACTTATATCTCGGATGGCACCCATTTTTATTACCTGTCCGCGATCCAGGATCTCTTTAACAATGAGATTGTCGCTTGGCAAATCTCCGACCGTAACGATGTGAAACTGGTCCTGGATACGGTGGAGCAGTGGACACGAAAAAGAGACGTCTTGGAAGCCGTACTCCATTCGGACCAAGGCTTCCAATATACGTCTCAGGCGTACAACACACGATTAGAGGCATTCAGCGTCAAAGGCAGCCACTCTCGCAAAGCAACCTGCCTGGATAACGCATGCATCGAATCCTTTTTTTCGCATCTCAAGACAGAGAAGTTGTACCTTCACCAGTGTAAATCAGAAGCAGAGATCCATCAAGCCGTAGAGGAATATATCTACTTTTATAACTACCAACGGTTTCAAGCTAAACTCAAACAGCGCGCACCGATTGAATATCGGCACGCGCTGGCTGCATAG
- a CDS encoding aspartyl-phosphate phosphatase Spo0E family protein, with protein MEKERCELNRMATLHGLRDERVLVKSSRLDRIMDKYLHTKRAINGDNQAHP; from the coding sequence ATGGAAAAAGAACGCTGCGAACTAAATCGTATGGCAACCTTACATGGATTAAGGGATGAACGTGTATTGGTCAAATCCTCTCGACTTGACCGAATTATGGACAAGTATCTCCACACCAAGCGAGCGATAAATGGCGACAATCAGGCACATCCATAG
- a CDS encoding DUF4181 domain-containing protein, which produces MSFALVLFIAAVIQFVLDKIISKTNEKISDTDGFIPYRWFIVIGGIVVILSVLFVKEPYKYVWIGVLLILVFGVRSIFQWKYIRSSQKHIISLLMMAISVVGTIVYVLI; this is translated from the coding sequence ATGAGTTTTGCTCTTGTATTATTTATTGCAGCTGTGATTCAATTTGTTCTGGATAAAATTATCAGCAAAACAAATGAGAAGATATCAGACACGGATGGTTTTATCCCATACAGGTGGTTCATTGTGATTGGGGGTATTGTGGTAATTTTGTCAGTTCTTTTTGTTAAAGAACCTTATAAATATGTTTGGATTGGCGTATTACTTATTCTAGTGTTCGGTGTTCGATCTATCTTCCAATGGAAATATATTCGAAGTTCACAAAAACATATTATTTCACTATTGATGATGGCCATATCTGTAGTTGGTACAATTGTTTACGTTTTAATTTAA
- a CDS encoding pentapeptide repeat-containing protein, whose protein sequence is MFFYTDEVYEARDFGSMDAREGEWRNCEFIRCRFRGVEMNESLVEDCTFVDCDFTGAILNASHYKESAFTNCLFTSANLFVARFDNCKLVGSDFAGANMDGITITGGDWSYTNLRHADLRKQDLRKIRFKEADLTECNLEKADLREADLTRVRLHRAQLQGTDLRGAKMDGVNFKDLDITGAKLDIQQAVAVARSYGAKVEG, encoded by the coding sequence ATGTTTTTTTATACAGATGAGGTCTATGAAGCGCGTGATTTTGGTTCGATGGATGCCCGGGAAGGCGAGTGGAGAAATTGTGAGTTTATCCGCTGTCGCTTTCGGGGGGTGGAGATGAATGAATCTCTTGTTGAAGACTGTACTTTTGTGGACTGTGATTTTACCGGAGCCATCCTGAATGCCTCTCATTACAAGGAGTCTGCCTTTACGAATTGTCTATTTACCAGTGCCAATCTGTTTGTGGCCCGGTTTGATAACTGCAAGCTGGTAGGCTCAGATTTCGCGGGGGCGAATATGGATGGTATCACGATTACAGGCGGAGATTGGTCATACACGAACTTGCGTCATGCAGATTTAAGAAAACAGGATTTGCGAAAAATACGATTCAAGGAAGCTGACTTAACCGAATGTAATCTGGAAAAGGCAGATTTGCGGGAAGCGGATCTTACCCGAGTAAGGCTGCACCGGGCGCAGCTTCAAGGAACGGATCTGCGGGGTGCGAAGATGGATGGCGTGAATTTTAAAGATTTGGATATCACCGGAGCGAAGCTCGATATCCAGCAGGCGGTAGCCGTGGCCCGATCCTATGGAGCGAAGGTGGAAGGGTAA
- a CDS encoding nucleoside hydrolase, with protein MSQTNVYFNHDGGVDDLVSLFMLLQMEQVHLTGVSVIPADGYLEPATDASRKIIDRFGRNKGPVEVAKSNSRGKNPFPAAWRLHSFYVDALPVLNESGQMEAPLSALPAHQHLIEKVRGAEGKTLLLFTGPLTDLARALDEAPDIEAKIDKLVWMGGTFEKGNVEEPEHDGTAEWNVFWDPEAAYRVWQSGITIDLVALESTSKVPLTPAVRNRWAAERRYEGVDFLGNCYAGCPPLVYSETNSTYYLWDVLTTASVGRPDIVKKKTVHCSVIADGPSQGRTVEQAEGRPVNLVYDTDPEAFFTYMADLAKLAAPKRY; from the coding sequence ATGAGTCAGACAAACGTTTATTTTAATCATGATGGTGGAGTGGATGATCTGGTATCCCTGTTTATGCTGCTTCAGATGGAGCAAGTTCATTTGACCGGAGTATCGGTTATTCCAGCAGATGGTTACCTGGAGCCTGCGACGGATGCCAGCCGTAAAATTATTGATCGTTTTGGCCGAAATAAAGGGCCTGTGGAAGTCGCTAAATCTAATTCACGCGGTAAAAATCCATTTCCTGCCGCTTGGCGTTTACATTCCTTTTATGTAGATGCATTGCCAGTGCTGAATGAATCGGGACAAATGGAAGCGCCGCTTTCAGCTCTGCCGGCTCATCAGCATCTGATCGAAAAGGTACGTGGAGCCGAAGGCAAAACACTGCTCCTGTTCACTGGACCGCTGACCGATCTGGCACGCGCGCTGGATGAGGCACCGGATATTGAAGCGAAAATTGACAAGCTGGTATGGATGGGCGGTACCTTTGAAAAAGGTAATGTAGAGGAGCCTGAGCATGACGGCACAGCAGAATGGAATGTGTTCTGGGATCCGGAAGCAGCATATCGGGTATGGCAAAGCGGCATTACCATTGATCTGGTGGCACTGGAAAGCACAAGCAAAGTGCCATTAACGCCAGCCGTACGCAATCGTTGGGCTGCCGAGCGCCGCTATGAAGGCGTGGATTTCCTGGGCAACTGCTACGCAGGGTGTCCGCCGCTCGTCTATAGCGAGACGAACTCAACCTACTATCTGTGGGATGTGCTGACCACCGCATCGGTGGGACGTCCGGATATTGTAAAGAAAAAAACGGTACATTGCAGCGTCATCGCAGATGGTCCAAGTCAGGGCAGAACCGTGGAACAGGCGGAAGGCCGCCCTGTTAATCTGGTATATGACACGGATCCGGAAGCCTTTTTTACGTACATGGCGGATTTGGCCAAGCTGGCTGCTCCCAAGCGTTATTAG
- a CDS encoding CidA/LrgA family holin-like protein — protein sequence MKSFIRGVLQIAVLMAFSLILNAVVSWLHLPVPGSIIGMLILFILLQTGVIRLSWIEIGANWLLAELLLFFIPSAVGVMNYWPMLEHDGMSIILVVLLGTFLVMACTGMIASLLGKRKEHKSS from the coding sequence ATGAAAAGCTTCATACGCGGTGTCCTCCAGATCGCCGTCCTGATGGCCTTTTCGCTCATCCTGAACGCGGTGGTCTCCTGGCTTCACCTGCCTGTACCCGGTAGCATTATCGGCATGCTGATTCTCTTTATTCTGCTGCAAACAGGCGTGATCCGCCTAAGCTGGATTGAGATCGGCGCAAACTGGCTGCTGGCCGAACTGCTATTATTCTTTATTCCCTCCGCTGTCGGCGTTATGAATTATTGGCCGATGCTGGAGCACGATGGTATGAGCATTATACTGGTCGTACTGCTTGGTACCTTTCTCGTGATGGCCTGCACGGGCATGATCGCCAGTCTGCTCGGCAAACGAAAGGAGCACAAATCATCATGA
- a CDS encoding MarR family transcriptional regulator — MNFNFHNDSIRGVLRSFGQEEAEVDNMETFVTFARLANGIFREIDTDLTKLGVSQGRIIVLSLLHCHTLHRMTPSELSEKADVTRGTMTGLIDGLERDGMIERVAHESDGRMVTVGLKEAGRELLVTVVPYYMKLIRACMSEFTTEDHEMMKGLLGKMKRGFERSLPKC; from the coding sequence ATGAATTTTAATTTTCATAATGACTCTATACGCGGGGTACTACGTAGTTTTGGACAAGAGGAAGCAGAAGTGGACAATATGGAGACTTTTGTGACTTTTGCGCGCTTGGCTAACGGTATTTTCAGAGAAATAGATACCGATCTTACCAAGCTGGGAGTCTCTCAGGGCCGAATCATCGTCCTTAGCCTGTTGCATTGCCATACGCTGCACCGGATGACACCATCAGAGCTGTCAGAAAAGGCAGATGTGACGCGGGGAACCATGACGGGGCTAATCGACGGTCTGGAGCGGGATGGAATGATTGAACGGGTGGCTCACGAGAGCGATGGACGAATGGTCACGGTCGGACTAAAGGAGGCAGGACGGGAGCTACTGGTAACGGTCGTGCCTTACTATATGAAGCTGATCCGTGCATGTATGTCCGAGTTTACGACAGAGGATCATGAGATGATGAAGGGCTTGCTCGGTAAAATGAAAAGGGGTTTTGAACGGTCTTTGCCGAAATGCTGA
- a CDS encoding aspartyl-phosphate phosphatase Spo0E family protein, whose protein sequence is MVSNLNAAGDGLLAIIEELRSELITKAQHEAFTDPSIVELSQRLDHYVVLAQQRKKKS, encoded by the coding sequence ATGGTATCCAATCTGAATGCAGCCGGGGATGGTTTGCTTGCCATCATTGAAGAATTGCGCAGCGAGCTTATTACAAAGGCACAGCATGAAGCCTTTACCGACCCTTCCATTGTAGAGCTAAGTCAACGTCTGGATCATTATGTAGTCCTTGCCCAACAAAGAAAAAAGAAAAGCTAA
- a CDS encoding LysR family transcriptional regulator: protein MDIRHLQYFLEVARLRSFTKAAQSMFITQPTISKTIKSLEDELGVALFDRIGKRIELTDAGKVIELQAQAIVKSFQSLSSELSDLMNLKKGHIRIGLPPMVGSSFFPRVIGEFHKAYPDVTIQLFEDGAKKVEQDVGAGALDIGVIVLPASGDIFETFLFVEEKLNLLVHPTHVLAERTEVPLAALAEESFVLFREDFTLHDRIIAECVRAGFQPRVVYESSQWDLISEMVAANLGIALLPEAICRELDSERLRVIPLVDPVIPWHLGMIWRKDRYLSFAAREWITFTQELLRTEYRRK, encoded by the coding sequence ATGGATATCCGACATTTGCAGTATTTTTTGGAGGTCGCGCGCTTGCGCAGCTTTACGAAGGCGGCCCAGAGCATGTTTATTACACAGCCGACGATCAGCAAGACGATTAAAAGCCTGGAGGATGAATTGGGTGTCGCTTTGTTTGACCGGATCGGCAAAAGAATCGAGCTGACGGACGCGGGCAAGGTGATTGAGCTTCAGGCGCAAGCGATTGTGAAGTCCTTCCAGAGCTTGTCGTCCGAGCTGAGTGATTTGATGAACCTGAAAAAAGGGCACATCCGTATCGGTCTGCCTCCCATGGTCGGATCGAGCTTTTTTCCACGCGTCATTGGGGAATTTCACAAGGCATATCCCGATGTGACCATTCAGCTATTTGAGGATGGGGCAAAAAAAGTAGAACAGGACGTAGGCGCGGGCGCACTGGATATTGGTGTAATTGTGCTGCCAGCAAGTGGGGATATATTCGAGACGTTTCTGTTCGTGGAGGAAAAGCTGAACTTGCTGGTTCACCCTACGCATGTACTGGCAGAGCGTACAGAGGTACCGCTGGCAGCGCTGGCGGAGGAATCGTTTGTACTGTTCCGCGAGGATTTTACACTGCATGACCGTATTATTGCAGAGTGTGTCCGGGCTGGCTTCCAGCCGCGCGTCGTCTATGAAAGCTCACAGTGGGACCTGATCAGCGAAATGGTTGCTGCGAACTTGGGGATAGCGCTACTGCCGGAAGCGATTTGCCGTGAACTTGATTCTGAACGATTGCGTGTTATTCCACTCGTTGATCCCGTCATTCCCTGGCATCTAGGGATGATCTGGCGAAAGGATCGGTATCTGTCCTTTGCCGCGAGAGAATGGATTACGTTTACGCAGGAACTACTGCGGACGGAGTACCGAAGAAAGTAG
- a CDS encoding diguanylate cyclase, which yields MLKELINNFGLLTSFLFFGNLLSRKYERYLEKHVFLYRVMNGLMLGLFGILLMMTGLWIRGHFVVDLRQLAIIISVYMGGPISGLLTTLIISLYRIYITGGWTDVSLTATVNCFMTLGISLTFIREKSLTLRKWMSAVLGAAVVSLLSTFYVVNPPDNETIIIVTTVKLLGGLFTYFMVSHIKKTERAIHLLEDAANRDHLTGLYSPRAFDALFEEVFHTSKATKQPFGLLMLDIDHFKNINDTYGHLNGDTVLNQLGILLNRESTRKTYPSRKGGEEFAILIGDCDSRKAASFAEKIRKAVENGPFQLNDGTIVSLTVSIGAGSFPTIAADKLLEKVDDALYEAKRSGRNRVEIAKR from the coding sequence ATGTTAAAAGAATTAATTAACAACTTCGGATTATTAACGAGCTTCTTATTCTTTGGAAATTTGCTTTCACGAAAATACGAACGTTACCTGGAAAAACATGTATTCCTTTATCGGGTAATGAACGGTTTAATGCTGGGACTGTTTGGTATTCTTTTAATGATGACTGGTTTATGGATCCGCGGGCATTTTGTGGTCGATCTGCGCCAATTGGCTATTATCATATCTGTTTATATGGGAGGACCAATATCCGGTCTGTTGACCACCCTGATCATAAGCCTGTACCGTATTTATATCACCGGTGGTTGGACAGATGTTTCTCTGACTGCTACTGTCAATTGCTTCATGACACTGGGCATTTCACTTACCTTCATTCGAGAAAAAAGCCTAACGCTCCGCAAATGGATGTCAGCCGTGCTTGGAGCTGCTGTTGTGTCGCTGTTATCTACTTTCTATGTGGTTAATCCTCCTGATAATGAAACTATTATAATAGTCACAACCGTTAAGTTGCTTGGCGGCCTGTTCACTTATTTTATGGTGTCCCATATCAAAAAAACAGAACGGGCCATTCATCTACTCGAAGACGCTGCGAATCGGGACCATTTAACCGGATTATACAGTCCGCGTGCTTTCGATGCGCTATTTGAAGAGGTCTTTCATACTTCCAAGGCTACTAAACAACCCTTTGGACTCCTGATGCTGGATATTGACCACTTTAAAAATATTAATGATACGTATGGCCATTTGAACGGTGACACCGTCTTAAACCAATTGGGAATTTTGTTAAACCGGGAGTCTACAAGGAAGACATACCCCTCCCGTAAAGGCGGAGAAGAATTTGCCATTCTGATTGGAGATTGCGACAGCCGGAAAGCAGCAAGCTTTGCCGAAAAGATTCGAAAGGCTGTGGAAAACGGTCCCTTTCAACTAAATGACGGAACGATCGTTTCTCTGACGGTATCTATCGGAGCAGGCAGCTTCCCTACCATTGCAGCGGATAAATTATTGGAGAAGGTGGACGACGCTCTATATGAAGCCAAACGCTCAGGACGCAATCGGGTAGAAATAGCAAAACGATAA